The following coding sequences are from one Maniola jurtina chromosome 14, ilManJurt1.1, whole genome shotgun sequence window:
- the LOC123872201 gene encoding uncharacterized protein LOC123872201, with product MKLPFSIILGQVLKPHFTSTKLFCKSPTFSISIPYTYVYSTLGLFVNIHHIRKHLGEIPTNAGGDSESVNNLNRNAMLVHDLKIIATSLGLIQYTCLLVGCLTLNSAKVEITDGFRVKLRALLVGLLGVSMSACAFASQPVELELDDEEVTQRLNNVSFARRLTKPTIRLLMGYSKLSAFVTGATSLLLLIAVMSKQSWWHRGARWLAAPALLVAALETASDASDALLAAVLRGPAKPAVVAAQTIAACFLITVEILVWYFIAKFFEYNPPLLPTDSKRGSLIKNPNSTSSQ from the exons ATGAAATTACCGttcagtattattttaggccAGGTTCTAAAACCGCATTTTACAAGCACAAAGTTGTTTTGCAAAAGTCCAACATTTTCTATTAGTATACCATACACCTATGTCTATAGTACTCTTGGTTtg TTCGTCAATATACACCATATAAGGAAACATTTGGGTGAAATACCAACTAACGCAGGGGGAGATAGCGAAAGTGTGAATAACTTGAACCGAAACGCAATGCTCGTGCATGATTTGAAGATAATTGCAACTTCTTTGGGCTTGATTCAATACACTTGCCTTTTGGTCGGATGCCTTACA ctaAATTCAGCAAAAGTCGAGATTACCGATGGTTTTCGCGTAAAACTCCGTGCACTGTTGGTCGGTCTGTTAGGAGTGTCGATGTCGGCTTGCGCATTCGCCTCGCAACCCGTAGAACTAGAGCTTGACGATGAAGAGGTTACGCAAAGGCTGAATAATGTTAGCTTTGCTAGACG GTTAACGAAACCAACCATACGCCTTCTGATGGGGTACAGCAAATTGAGCGCTTTTGTGACGGGTGCTACTTCTCTCCTTCTCCTCATAGCCGTCATGtctaag CAATCTTGGTGGCATCGCGGCGCTCGCTGGCTCGCAGCGCCGGCGTTGCTTGTGGCAGCTCTTGAGACGGCCTCGGATGCAAGTGACGCGTTATTAGCAGCGGTGTTACGCGGCCCGGCGAAACCGGCGGTAGTAGCTGCTCAGACTATTGCAGCTTGCTTCCTAATCACCGTTGAAATTCTTGTCTG GTATTTCATAGCAAAATTCTTTGAATACAATCCACCACTACTACCTACTGATTCGAAGAGGggcagtttaattaaaaatccaaATTCGACATCCTCTCAATGA
- the LOC123872196 gene encoding uncharacterized protein LOC123872196 — translation MTENNHLSLEPSQMELEQIMQDGNNGADPPILSPVQIQQEYFENLPDYDWVKYELSNRKYLLQNIAFALFGGPTSEGDMFDSSLENAHLEGYTSRQKERVMNVYDKLCEQSKYSQNDEDIYMSVLLIVCAKPKPVKFYQLEPSNHWLDLHQRTDTDIWCTAVFRVRKCIPTTVGAKTCKVYVDENARVYQDWDSYLTNNTLPKCVLIAPQDGEYQGVIQEGEDTFAVKLTVAPSAALGLTARVLSSVDTASTVASIGAVGVLGVAAFTPIGPAVLIGATVATVATGIYGLVRSSLHLHDRRVHEQSISPTDAEARGSWLNIAASSVGLAAGAASGLLSKSAAAGTNMTKTGQVLAVSVEVLRHANLVTGGAGVLNSLVHIILKYRKHGEAPTTLELFQFSAATLFFCHAVVSNRTAQNIIEDAQASTINEYRSTLRSNRHRKMFDKISAESRRVQGAVQGNTEVIRGIKNILNKDQYFADVLKINKDINQHKLRISMTADGQVNLNSMHKFNPSELYSLGKEGRTQLFSSLGPASVNTSNAATRIAPSTTAVTGYIDREEEPRGMLVGIHPGEIIRIGTLLVRVSASGAENVALLLENLSQDVYANLMTVAFNVLSNMVPEDIARLRLLSPDEDLIVQMVKFVFNYLKHQRPLGDPSRETDNGVMVVLAEFFQNGVVRQETILHLKDQLLRWVDREMDIRRQEFPNKKSVVCAKCNGILFV, via the exons ATGACCGAAAACAATCATTTATCATTGGAACCATCGCAAATGGAGCTGGAACAGATCATGCAAGATGGAAACAATGGAGCTGACCCACCAATTTTATCACCAGTACAAATCCAAcaagaatattttgaaaatctgCCAGACTATGATTGGGTCAA GTATGAGCTCAGCAATCGAAAATACTTGTTGCAGAATATAGCATTTGCCTTGTTTGGGGGTCCAACCTCTGAAGGCGATATGTTTGATTCATCTTTAGAGAATGCTCATCTAGAAGGCTACACTTCGAGACAGAAAGAACGGGTCATGAATGTGTATGATAAATTATGTGAACAGA gTAAATATTCACAAAATGATGAAGACATTTACATGTCTGTACTATTAATTGTTTGTGCAAAGCCAAAGCCTGTCAAATTTTACCAATTGGAACCGTCCAACCATTGGTTAGACTTGCACCAACGTACTGATACTGATATTTGGTGTACTGCTGTGTTTCGAGTCAGGAAATGTATTCCTACAACTGTTGGAG CTAAAACATGTAAAGTTTACGTAGACGAAAACGCAAGAGTTTATCAGGATTGGGATTCGTACTTGACTAACAATACACTGCCCAAGTGTGTTCTCATTGCCCCACAAGACGGGGAATATCAAGGTGTAATACAAGAG GGAGAGGATACTTTTGCAGTCAAGCTAACAGTCGCACCCTCTGCAGCACTAGGCCTCACCGCAAGGGTGCTAAGTTCGGTGGACACAGCAAGCACAGTGGCTTCGATAGGCGCGGTGGGGGTGCTCGGAGTGGCCGCCTTCACGCCTATAGGCCCCGCGGTGCTCATCGGAGCGACTGTAGCAACCGTCGCTACGGGGATATACGGCCTCGTGCGATCCTCTCTGCATTTACACGACAGGCGTGTGCATGaacag AGTATAAGTCCAACGGACGCGGAGGCGCGCGGCAGTTGGCTGAACATAGCGGCGTCCAGCGTGGGGCTCGCGGCCGGCGCCGCCAGCGGCCTGCTGTCCAAGTCCGCAGCCGCCGGCACCAATATGACCAAA ACGGGGCAAGTGTTGGCCGTATCAGTGGAAGTCCTCCGACACGCGAACTTAGTCACTGGCGGAGCCGGCGTACTCAACAGTTTGGTGCATATTATACTTAAG TATCGCAAGCACGGAGAAGCGCCAACAACGCTAGAACTGTTCCAATTCTCAGCAGCAACACTATTCTTCTGTCACGCTGTAGTGTCCAACCGCACCGCGCAAAACATCATCGAAGACGCGCAAGCGAGCACCATCAACGAGTATCGCTCCACTCTCAGGAGTAACAGGCACAG aaaaatgttTGACAAAATCAGCGCTGAATCCCGAAGAGTCCAAGGTGCCGTTCAAGGTAACACCGAAGTCATACGAGGGATCAAGAACATCTTGAACAAGGACCAGTACTTTGCGGACGtgctcaaaataaataaagatataaacCAGCACAAGCTGCGCATCTCGATGACGGCTGACGGCCAAGTGAATTTGAACTCCATGCATAAGTTCAATCCTTCAGAATTGTATAGTTTAGGGAAAGAGGGTAGGACGCAATTATTCTCTTCCCTAGGCCCGGCGTCCGTGAAcacgagtaacgcggccactcGTATAGCACCGTCCACTACAGCTGTGACAGGTTACATCGATAGGGAAGAAGAACCAAGAGGTATGTTAGTAGGTATTCACCCTGGAGAAATTATTAGAATTGGTACATTACTAGTGAGAGTTAGCGCTTCCGGTGCTGAAAACGTAGCCTTGCTCCTGGAGAATCTAAGTCAAGACGTCTACGCAAATTTAATGACGGTTGCCTTCAACGTCCTATCGAACATGGTGCCCGAGGACATAGCGAGGCTGAGACTCTTGAGCCCAGACGAAGACTTGATCGTTCAAATGGTAAAATTCGTATTCAACTACCTAAAACACCAAAGGCCGTTGGGAGATCCGAGTCGGGAGACCGACAACGGTGTGATGGTTGTTCTCGCAGAATTCTTCCAAAACGGCGTCGTACGCCAAGAAACTATTTTACACTTAAAGGATCAGCTTTTAAGATGGGTCGATCGTGAAATGGATATAAGGAGACAGGagtttccaaacaaaaaaagcgTCGTGTGCGCCAAATGTAACGGAATCTTATTTGTGTAA
- the LOC123871776 gene encoding 4-galactosyl-N-acetylglucosaminide 3-alpha-L-fucosyltransferase FUT6-like isoform X1 — protein MRYFCTILKRLLFFNPFIIILLLFLLLLVVYKPEIKLQYIYKSDNNNIMNYVRIENYGLSDYEYHKRIIDLYNEKRKKWRTSNLGSIMFLNNSGEASQHIEIRQERTFVVLIWKYWKWLESRHVNGFNDTRESDPLSDCSVKNCKFTGNDDEFPTADAVVVHIQKGVFPNVKQRNRNQRWIFLSDESPVNSFSMAKTRPKLSELAYIFNWSMTYRSDSDVPVPYGRTIPLQKPILSAITEDSLSTLVPYWNIKNWDVLVAILISNCGVSRRMDYLNQLEEHMAVDVYGKCSSNHKKSCPGHFRADCKLMSKYLFYLVFENSQCDEYLTEKSFFHAYKKGAIPVIMGPSVEVCEELLPPDSFLHVDNYDSVQKLADDMIKISRDDKLILSFHRWRNDFRIANEHGYFGSKSYHLCRVCEALNYNDEEKKVYDENSLSLFLDPKLLCRE, from the exons ATGCGTTATTTCTGTACTATTTTAAAGAGATTATTGTTTTTCAATccctttattataattttgttactatttttacttttactagTGGTTTATAAGCCtgaaattaaattacaatacatttacaaaagtgataataataatattatgaactatgTGCGAATCGAAAACTATGGACTCAGTGATTACGAGTATCATAAAAGGATTATCGATTTATATAATGAAAAACGTAAG AAATGGAGAACATCGAACTTAGGATCAATTATGTTCCTAAACAATTCAGGCGAAGCAAGTCAACACATTGAAATAAGACAGGAACGAACTTTCGTAGTTTTAATATGGAAGTATTGGAAATGGCTGGAAAGCCGGCACGTGAATGGTTTCAATGATACACG GGAAAGTGATCCTTTGAGCGATTGCAGTGTTAAGAACTGTAAATTCACAGGGAATGATGACGAGTTTCCAACAGCCGATGCTGTGGTCGTCCACATACAAAAAGGCGTATTTCCAAATGTTAAACAAAGGAATCGAAACCAACGATGGATATTTTTGAGTGACGAATCCCCGGTCAACTCGTTTTCAATGGCTAAAACTAGACCCAAACTTTCAGAGCTGGCTTACATTTTCAATTGGTCTATGACTTACAG AAGCGATTCCGACGTGCCCGTACCATACGGCCGAACGATACCCTTACAAAAACCGATATTGAGTGCAATAACGGAGGATTCTTTGTCTACATTGGTTCCGTACTGGAATATCAAAAACTGGGATGTATTGGTTGCAATCCTTATATCGAATTGTGGAGTATCCAGGAGGATGGATTACTTGAATCAGTTAGAAGAGCATATGGCTGTTGATGTGTATGGAAAATGCTCGTCAAATCACAAAAAGAG CTGTCCTGGACATTTCAGAGCAGATTGCAAGTTGATGTCGaaatatttattctatttaGTATTCGAGAACTCGCAATGCGACGAATATTTGACTGAGAAGTCGTTTTTCCACGCCTATAAAAAAGGTGCCATACCTGTGATAATGGGTCCTTCAGTAGAGGTCTGTGAAGAGCTTTTACCGCCCGACTCATTTTTACACGTAGATAATTATGATAGTGTTCAAAAGCTAGCAGATGATATGATCAAAATAAGTCGAGATGATAAACTTATTCTTAGCTTCCATCGATGGCGGAACGATTTTAGAATCGCCAACGAACATGGTTACTTTGGCTCGAAATCTTACCACTTGTGCAGGGTATGTGAAGCTTTGAATTATAATGATGAGGAGAAAAAAGTGTATGATGAAAATAGTTTGAGCCTCTTTTTAGACCCAAAGTTGTTATGTCGAGAATAA
- the LOC123872198 gene encoding uncharacterized protein LOC123872198 — protein sequence MEHAPQVQRDEQYPLLKVESGGGDNVMRTQLPSKIASTGWHVTCTPKQSWCSRWPEFVSACWMTTILLLISFLVFYALGMSAYRRQPVVIVRCNDSKPASDVFYHHIVSRDAYVPFSLYSEYISFMAKQYPLLHFNVYFLIDDSWQNSIQGSRHLRFLKRLVPQIAAPFNSIFGQNYKKEIKEFQRRYQNVNISVMYLSQYMAMTPLRYKWRIIPPNYLSFYARVYAIWQNGGIGFDLITFNDQFNQNRAIDRRVDTILQQHNDGIKSEKYADTFNSLDNQEESELFSTFFNIINQILNETSSFFGADSTDINVINNTPIVRTHRSKRDIAVNTTDISLNIEMKNHTVNENFNETVLTERIPNLHKMNISKKNSTTYNWYALDEIKPPYIYDIFNVPNISNFNVDMPQVLFYDIFGFSDEVGPSYSLLKTLAPPNLFSSRHATKQGQSKSKYVSLTPEGHFVAASSRHHPFLSHLLSSGCHRVSPQFAIKDTLLSQCSGFLRNDIYCENIRVIYNVV from the exons ATGGAGCATGCTCCGCAAGTACAACGCGATGAACAATATCCGCTACTGAAAGTAGAGTCTGGAGGTGGGGATAATGTAATGAGGACTCAACTCCCTTCAAAAATAGCGTCAACTGGATGGCACGTCACTTGTACCCCCAAGCAATCCTGGTGCAGCCGTTGGCCTG AATTTGTATCCGCTTGCTGGATGACGACCATTTTGCTACTAATTTCCTTTCTCGTATTTTATGCTCTAGGCATGAGTGCTTATAGAAGACAACCAGTTGTGATCGTCCGATGTAATGACTCCAAGCCCGCTAGCGACGTTTTCTACCATCACATTGTTTCTCGAGATGCTTACGTACCATTCTCGCTCTATTCCGAGTACATTTCATTCATGGCAAAACAATACCCATTGCTACATTTTAACGTATATTTTCTAATTGACGATTCCTGGCAGAACTCCATTCAAGGTTCTAGACACTTAAGATTCTTAAAAAGATTAGTTCCACAAATAGCTGCTCCTTTCAATTCTATTTTTggacaaaattataaaaaagaaataaaagaatttcAAAGAAGATATCAAAATGTTAATATAAGTGTAATGTATCTCAGCCAGTATATGGCAATGACTCCTTTGAGATACAAGTGGAGAATCATTCCTCCAAACTACCTATCATTTTATGCTAGGGTATATGCAATCTGGCAAAATGGTGGAATTGGATTCGATCTTATAACCTTCAACGATCAATTCAACCAAAATAGAGCTATTGATCGTAGAGTTGATACAATCCTTCAACAACACAATGACGGTATCAAATCAGAAAAATATGCCGACACTTTTAACTCTTTGGATAATCAAGAGGAAAGTGAATTATTTTCAACGTTTTTCAATATAATCAATCAAATCTTAAACGAAACCAGTTCATTTTTTGGAGCAGATAGCACGGATATAAACGTTATAAACAATACTCCTATCGTAAGAACCCATAGAAGTAAACGTGACATTGCAGTTAATACTACGGATATTTCATTAAACATTGAAATGAAAAATCATACAGTTAACGAAAATTTTAATGAGACTGTCCTAACAGAAAGAATACCAAACCTCCATAAAATGAATATATCTAAGAAAAACAGTACTACTTATAACTGGTATGCTCTTGACGAAATAAAACCGCCTtatatttatgatattttcAATGTACCaaacatttcaaattttaatgttGATATGCCTCAAGTTTTATTTTACGATATATTTGGATTTTCGGATGAAGTTGGTCCATCGTACTCCTTACTTAAAACTCTTGCTCCACCAAATCTTTTTTCTTCAAGACATGCAACAAAACAAGGGCAAAGCAAATCAAAATATGTATCTTTAACCCCAGAAGGGCATTTTGTGGCAGCTTCCTCCAGACATCATCCATTTTTATCTCACTTGTTATCTTCTGGTTGTCACAGAGTTAGTCCTCAATTTGCAATCAAAGACACTCTTCTAAGCCAGTGTTCAGGATTTTTGAGGAATGATATTTATTGTGAAAACATTCGAGTAATTTACAATGTTGTATAA
- the LOC123872197 gene encoding uncharacterized protein LOC123872197: protein MTEYHQEIEQHPLLCDACSDEELYKDTSPKFHRRFRYSVTTGRARTHAIGAAAIITKWPDDISSLLRYWWIFLGMLTFMVFLIYNSFLAIAVLPKPYSPLKINSSSNTTENKSNENPSTLNIYMHVFVANYEEFNSNDYIPYIQTIAKKYINFKYVFFIVVNDSTEDTSSDNISDQQINELALNSLWTDNEIISEKKLYENLIIKHISLTEYMDSSPLRKYWRLLPYQFIGFFARCIAVWDKGGVAINPLILTPKSPNSIYLEKLHSILENFQSKHKFISDKKRKMSKKSKKKLNNIRDIIIDLENDENANEDIFTDSLAVAENIPTATATSFKTKRNANSISFDQHNPQQLTEKQKDEVWHENNSDKESIKKSGKSIIPITAINDTKSGGVAAAQKTLPKFFEFLFQLNSKNLTSTSQNLKNFTRDFKLSDNPHLNDSLKNVIRSNIDPAGNESSVKIKTKSTNKTFSGNESTKLIIDSKGNLIVTEIACHAFIGTVLGNILHSTDYESLTDFITNELSLFCKGNISTCNNVEVILV, encoded by the exons ATGACTGAATACCATCAAGAAATAGAACAACACCCACTGCTATGCGATGCGTGCTCTGACGAAGAGTTATATAAAGACACCAGTCCAAAGTTCCACAGGCGGTTTCGCTATTCAGTTACAACAGGGCGAGCTAGGACGCATGCTATAGGAGCTGCTGCTATTATTACTAAGTGGCCAG atgacATATCATCTCTACTAAGATATTGGTGGATTTTTCTCGGAATGCTTACTTTcatggtatttttaatttataatagctTTTTAGCTATTGCCGTGCTTCCAAAGCCTTATAGCCcgttaaaaattaatagttcAAGCAACACGACGGAAAATAAATCGAATGAAAATCCCAGTACACTAAATATATACATGCACGTATTTGTTGCAAATTATGAAGAATTCAACAGTAATGATTATATTCCATACATTCAGACAATTGCAAAGAAATATATCAATttcaaatatgtattttttattgttgtaaatGATTCAACTGAAGATACCTCTAGTGATAATATAAGTGATCAGCAGATAAATGAGTTGGCTTTAAATTCGTTGTGGACTGATAATGAAATAATTAGTGAAAAAAAGCTATACGAGAATCTGATTATAAAGCATATTTCGCTTACTGAATACATGGATTCTTCCCCATTAAGGAAATATTGGAGGCTTCTGCCTTATCAATTTATTGGATTCTTCGCTCGATGTATAGCTGTTTGGGATAAAGGAGGTGTAGCGATTAACCCTTTAATATTAACTCCAAAATCACCAAATTCAATTTACTTAGAAAAACTACACAGTATCTTGGAAAATTTTCAATCAAAACATAAATTTATATCTGATAAGAAAAGGAAGatgtcaaaaaaatctaaaaagaaATTGAATAATATTCGTGACATTATAATTGACTTAGAAAATGACGAGAATGCGAATGAAGATATTTTTACAGATAGTCTTGCCGTAGCAGAGAATATTCCAACTGCCACAGCAACTTCtttcaaaacaaaaagaaaTGCAAACTCTATTTCATTTGATCAGCATAATCCCCAGCAGTTGACAGAAAAACAAAAGGATGAAGTTTGGCATGAAAACAATTCTGACAAAGAGAGTATAAAAAAATCTGGTAAATCTATCATACCAATCACAGCAATAAATGACACTAAGTCTGGTGGTGTAGCAGCGGCACAAAAAACCCTTCcaaaattttttgaatttctcttTCAGTTGAATTCCAAGAACTTAACATCAACTTCACAAAACTTGAAAAATTTCACAAGAGATTTCAAGTTGTCTGACAATCCTCACTTAAACGATTCTTTGAAAAACGTTATTAGATCAAATATTGATCCAGCAGGTAACGAGTCAAGtgtcaaaataaaaactaaatccactaATAAAACTTTTAGTGGAAATGAAAGTACGAAACTGATTATTGATTCAAAAGGCAACTTAATTGTTACGGAAATTGCTTGTCATGCATTTATTGGAACAGTACTAGGCAATATTTTACATTCTACTGATTACGAATCTTTAACAGATTTTATTACCAATGAATTGTCTTTATTTTGTAAAGGAAATATATCCACTTGCAACAATGTTGAAGTTATTTTAGTGTAA
- the LOC123871776 gene encoding 4-galactosyl-N-acetylglucosaminide 3-alpha-L-fucosyltransferase FUT6-like isoform X2, with translation MRYFCTILKRLLFFNPFIIILLLFLLLLVVYKPEIKLQYIYKSDNNNIMNYVRIENYGLSDYEYHKRIIDLYNEKRKKWRTSNLGSIMFLNNSGEASQHIEIRQERTFVVLIWKYWKWLESRHVNGFNDTRESDPLSDCSVKNCKFTGNDDEFPTADAVVVHIQKGVFPNVKQRNRNQRWIFLSDESPVNSFSMAKTRPKLSELAYIFNWSMTYSDSDVPVPYGRTIPLQKPILSAITEDSLSTLVPYWNIKNWDVLVAILISNCGVSRRMDYLNQLEEHMAVDVYGKCSSNHKKSCPGHFRADCKLMSKYLFYLVFENSQCDEYLTEKSFFHAYKKGAIPVIMGPSVEVCEELLPPDSFLHVDNYDSVQKLADDMIKISRDDKLILSFHRWRNDFRIANEHGYFGSKSYHLCRVCEALNYNDEEKKVYDENSLSLFLDPKLLCRE, from the exons ATGCGTTATTTCTGTACTATTTTAAAGAGATTATTGTTTTTCAATccctttattataattttgttactatttttacttttactagTGGTTTATAAGCCtgaaattaaattacaatacatttacaaaagtgataataataatattatgaactatgTGCGAATCGAAAACTATGGACTCAGTGATTACGAGTATCATAAAAGGATTATCGATTTATATAATGAAAAACGTAAG AAATGGAGAACATCGAACTTAGGATCAATTATGTTCCTAAACAATTCAGGCGAAGCAAGTCAACACATTGAAATAAGACAGGAACGAACTTTCGTAGTTTTAATATGGAAGTATTGGAAATGGCTGGAAAGCCGGCACGTGAATGGTTTCAATGATACACG GGAAAGTGATCCTTTGAGCGATTGCAGTGTTAAGAACTGTAAATTCACAGGGAATGATGACGAGTTTCCAACAGCCGATGCTGTGGTCGTCCACATACAAAAAGGCGTATTTCCAAATGTTAAACAAAGGAATCGAAACCAACGATGGATATTTTTGAGTGACGAATCCCCGGTCAACTCGTTTTCAATGGCTAAAACTAGACCCAAACTTTCAGAGCTGGCTTACATTTTCAATTGGTCTATGACTTACAG CGATTCCGACGTGCCCGTACCATACGGCCGAACGATACCCTTACAAAAACCGATATTGAGTGCAATAACGGAGGATTCTTTGTCTACATTGGTTCCGTACTGGAATATCAAAAACTGGGATGTATTGGTTGCAATCCTTATATCGAATTGTGGAGTATCCAGGAGGATGGATTACTTGAATCAGTTAGAAGAGCATATGGCTGTTGATGTGTATGGAAAATGCTCGTCAAATCACAAAAAGAG CTGTCCTGGACATTTCAGAGCAGATTGCAAGTTGATGTCGaaatatttattctatttaGTATTCGAGAACTCGCAATGCGACGAATATTTGACTGAGAAGTCGTTTTTCCACGCCTATAAAAAAGGTGCCATACCTGTGATAATGGGTCCTTCAGTAGAGGTCTGTGAAGAGCTTTTACCGCCCGACTCATTTTTACACGTAGATAATTATGATAGTGTTCAAAAGCTAGCAGATGATATGATCAAAATAAGTCGAGATGATAAACTTATTCTTAGCTTCCATCGATGGCGGAACGATTTTAGAATCGCCAACGAACATGGTTACTTTGGCTCGAAATCTTACCACTTGTGCAGGGTATGTGAAGCTTTGAATTATAATGATGAGGAGAAAAAAGTGTATGATGAAAATAGTTTGAGCCTCTTTTTAGACCCAAAGTTGTTATGTCGAGAATAA